A genomic region of Acidobacteriota bacterium contains the following coding sequences:
- the thpR gene encoding RNA 2',3'-cyclic phosphodiesterase — protein MRLFVAAELPREARDRVGALLADLAREVPEVRWVKSGSVHLTLKFLGEVEPSRAASLPASLEASALACAGRLPIRIRGVRAFGSRGSPSVVFIGVEEESPALARLAAAVDAAAGAVGFAREERPFRPHLTLARPKAGSRALDRSIAARAATDLGRFEIRALALFRSLLHPDGAEYVRLAEIPFGAAPGETS, from the coding sequence TTGAGGCTCTTCGTCGCCGCCGAGCTGCCGCGCGAGGCGCGGGATCGGGTGGGCGCGCTCCTCGCCGATCTGGCGCGCGAGGTGCCGGAGGTGCGCTGGGTGAAGAGCGGGTCGGTCCACCTCACGCTGAAGTTCCTCGGCGAGGTGGAGCCCTCGCGCGCCGCGTCGCTGCCCGCCTCGCTCGAGGCGTCCGCCCTCGCGTGCGCCGGCCGGCTTCCGATCCGCATCAGGGGAGTGCGGGCCTTCGGCTCGAGGGGGAGCCCGAGCGTCGTCTTCATCGGCGTGGAGGAGGAGTCTCCGGCGCTGGCGCGCCTCGCCGCGGCGGTCGATGCGGCGGCCGGGGCGGTCGGGTTCGCTCGCGAGGAGCGCCCGTTCCGCCCGCACCTGACCCTCGCCCGGCCGAAGGCGGGATCGCGCGCACTCGATCGGTCGATCGCGGCGCGCGCGGCGACCGACCTCGGCCGGTTCGAGATCCGGGCGCTCGCGCTCTTCCGGAGCCTCCTCCATCCGGATGGAGCCGAGTACGTCCGCCTCGCGGAGATCCCCTTCGGCGCTGCCCCGGGGGAGACGTCGTGA
- a CDS encoding 1-acyl-sn-glycerol-3-phosphate acyltransferase — protein sequence MRAFYWSVKGLAWPVLRAYLGFRVEGASKIPAAGACIVVANHASYLDAICLGSACPRRLRFLISHDIYSLLRLRWFYSLMEAIPLKIDAADTRALRTALDVLRSGGVVGIFPEGQRMKDGELGEGKLGVGFLASRSGAPVIPGAIVGAQEAMPVGAAFPRPRRVRVVFGEPIPFRPRGERAKKEELIEFSNSVMATIARLGAAGDVT from the coding sequence GTGAGAGCGTTCTACTGGTCGGTCAAGGGGCTCGCGTGGCCCGTCCTGCGGGCGTACCTGGGGTTCCGCGTCGAAGGGGCGTCGAAGATCCCCGCGGCGGGGGCGTGCATCGTCGTCGCCAACCACGCCTCCTACCTCGACGCGATCTGCCTCGGGTCGGCGTGCCCGAGGAGGCTGAGGTTCCTGATCTCGCACGACATCTACAGCCTTCTGAGGCTCCGGTGGTTCTACTCCCTGATGGAGGCGATCCCCCTCAAGATCGACGCGGCCGACACGCGCGCGCTCAGGACGGCGCTGGACGTGCTCCGGTCGGGCGGCGTTGTCGGCATCTTCCCTGAAGGGCAGAGGATGAAGGACGGCGAGCTGGGCGAGGGGAAGCTCGGCGTCGGCTTTCTCGCCTCGCGCAGCGGCGCCCCGGTGATCCCCGGGGCGATCGTGGGGGCCCAGGAGGCGATGCCCGTCGGCGCGGCGTTCCCGCGGCCCAGGCGGGTCCGGGTCGTCTTCGGCGAGCCGATCCCGTTCCGCCCCCGAGGCGAGCGCGCGAAGAAGGAGGAGCTGATCGAGTTCTCGAACTCGGTGATGGCGACGATCGCGCGCCTCGGAGCGGCCGGGGACGTGACGTGA
- a CDS encoding lytic transglycosylase domain-containing protein translates to MESQPGVPAPPVDLGDLVSGSATRYGFDPAFVQSVVAAESAFDQRAVSKAGARGLMQLMPDTARRFGIKDVHDPATNLEAGVAFLRELVSRFDGDVTLALAAYNAGPESVARYGGVPPYEETRAYLARIRSYYGDDLQRADRAAGASTIRLAKVEAGGVPCYTNLRPRRSLRVIPAESRGGRP, encoded by the coding sequence ATGGAGTCGCAGCCGGGCGTCCCCGCGCCGCCCGTCGATCTGGGCGATCTCGTCTCCGGATCGGCGACGCGCTATGGGTTCGATCCCGCGTTCGTCCAGTCGGTCGTCGCCGCCGAGTCGGCCTTCGACCAGCGGGCCGTGTCGAAGGCGGGGGCGCGCGGCCTGATGCAGCTGATGCCCGACACCGCCCGCCGGTTCGGCATCAAGGACGTCCACGATCCGGCGACGAACCTCGAGGCCGGTGTCGCCTTCCTCAGGGAGCTGGTCTCCCGGTTCGACGGCGACGTCACGCTCGCGCTCGCGGCGTACAACGCCGGGCCCGAGTCGGTCGCGCGCTACGGCGGCGTGCCCCCCTACGAGGAGACGCGGGCGTACCTCGCGAGGATCCGGAGCTACTACGGTGACGATCTGCAGCGCGCCGATCGGGCGGCGGGCGCGAGCACGATCCGGCTGGCGAAGGTGGAGGCGGGGGGCGTTCCCTGCTACACGAACCTCCGCCCGCGACGAAGTCTGAGAGTGATCCCGGCGGAGAGCCGTGGAGGGCGACCATGA
- a CDS encoding CinA family nicotinamide mononucleotide deamidase-related protein, with protein MTRPRAFAVVVVGSEILRDGRADTNGPHIEATLQRAGYLPVLRQVVCDDREAIAEALRISIARAPITIVSGGLGPTFDDLTREGTADAMGLALARDAAIEAKLRERFRRRGLTPPESVYRMADVLVGATPLRNRVGSAPGLLVEGPPTVALLPGVPAEMTSILEAEVVPRLLAIHAPSPGARRVFKIAGLYESEVESLVAPQMASWSAIECTILAAPGEVTLILRAPAERSADLESAGRGIEAALGEAVFSSADEGIEWAVSRDLAASNRTLSTAESCTGGMLGELITSVPGASRFYVGGAVAYANAIKEGWLDVRAATLCAFGAVSAEVAAEMAEGARRRTGADLALAITGVAGPDASEAKPVGLVHVALAAPWGGAALAASFPGDRASIRIRSCRAALNLLRLELARARREGRA; from the coding sequence GTGACGCGCCCCCGCGCGTTCGCCGTGGTCGTCGTCGGGAGCGAGATCCTCAGGGACGGCCGCGCCGACACCAACGGGCCCCACATCGAGGCGACGCTTCAGAGGGCCGGGTACCTCCCGGTCCTCAGGCAGGTGGTCTGCGACGACCGGGAAGCGATCGCCGAGGCGCTCCGCATCTCGATCGCCCGCGCGCCGATCACGATCGTGAGCGGTGGGCTCGGCCCCACCTTCGACGACCTGACGCGCGAGGGGACGGCCGACGCGATGGGGCTGGCGCTGGCGCGCGACGCCGCGATCGAGGCGAAGCTCCGCGAGAGGTTCCGCAGGCGGGGCCTCACCCCTCCCGAGAGCGTCTACCGGATGGCCGACGTGCTCGTGGGCGCGACACCCCTCCGGAACCGCGTCGGGAGCGCCCCCGGCCTCCTCGTCGAGGGGCCGCCGACGGTGGCGCTCCTCCCGGGGGTCCCCGCCGAGATGACGTCCATCCTCGAGGCCGAGGTCGTGCCGAGGCTCCTCGCGATCCATGCGCCTTCCCCCGGCGCGCGGCGCGTCTTCAAGATCGCCGGGCTCTACGAGTCCGAGGTGGAGTCGCTCGTCGCGCCGCAGATGGCCTCGTGGTCCGCGATCGAGTGCACGATCCTCGCGGCGCCGGGAGAGGTCACGCTCATCCTCCGCGCCCCCGCGGAACGGTCCGCGGATCTCGAGTCGGCCGGCCGCGGCATCGAGGCGGCGCTCGGCGAGGCCGTCTTCTCGAGCGCGGACGAGGGGATCGAGTGGGCCGTCTCGAGGGATCTCGCGGCCTCGAATCGCACGCTCTCGACCGCCGAGTCGTGCACGGGCGGGATGCTCGGGGAGCTCATCACGAGCGTTCCCGGGGCGTCGAGATTCTACGTCGGGGGCGCCGTCGCGTACGCGAACGCGATCAAGGAGGGTTGGCTCGACGTCCGGGCCGCGACGCTCTGCGCGTTCGGCGCGGTCAGCGCCGAGGTGGCCGCGGAGATGGCGGAGGGGGCGCGGCGCCGGACCGGCGCCGATCTCGCGCTCGCCATCACGGGGGTCGCCGGCCCCGACGCGAGCGAGGCCAAGCCGGTCGGCCTCGTCCACGTGGCGCTCGCGGCGCCGTGGGGCGGGGCGGCGCTCGCCGCGAGCTTTCCCGGGGATCGGGCGTCGATCCGGATCCGGTCCTGCCGCGCCGCGCTGAACCTCCTCAGGCTCGAGCTCGCGCGCGCCCGCCGCGAGGGAAGGGCTTGA
- the pgsA gene encoding CDP-diacylglycerol--glycerol-3-phosphate 3-phosphatidyltransferase, producing MPRLLNVPNSLTLLRIFLVPFLVVVLLTKFEGKEIWGVAIFLVAAATDMLDGWLARRRGQVTSLGILLDPIADKLLTSAAFISLVQVQPDIVTAWMVVVIVGREFAMSDLRSVASTRGILIAASTWGKFKMGSQVIAITLLIIGEKIEDLTGRRGLVIVGQVALWVVVVLAIISLLDYLSKARGIFARSPDAE from the coding sequence GTGCCGCGGTTGCTGAACGTTCCCAATTCCCTGACGCTCCTCCGCATCTTCCTCGTCCCATTCCTCGTCGTCGTCCTCCTCACGAAGTTCGAGGGGAAGGAGATCTGGGGCGTCGCGATCTTCCTCGTCGCCGCCGCGACCGACATGCTCGACGGATGGCTGGCGCGCCGCCGCGGGCAGGTGACGAGCCTCGGCATCCTCCTCGACCCGATCGCCGACAAGCTCCTCACCTCCGCCGCCTTCATCTCGCTCGTGCAGGTGCAGCCCGACATCGTCACGGCGTGGATGGTGGTGGTCATCGTCGGGCGCGAGTTCGCGATGAGCGATCTCCGGTCGGTCGCGTCGACGCGCGGCATCCTCATCGCGGCGTCGACGTGGGGGAAGTTCAAGATGGGGTCGCAGGTGATCGCGATCACGCTCCTGATCATCGGCGAGAAGATCGAGGATCTCACCGGGAGGCGGGGCCTCGTCATCGTCGGCCAGGTCGCGCTCTGGGTCGTCGTGGTCCTCGCCATCATCTCTCTCCTGGACTACCTCTCGAAGGCCCGCGGGATCTTCGCGCGCTCACCCGACGCCGAGTGA
- a CDS encoding phosphoglucomutase/phosphomannomutase family protein, producing the protein MSLKFGTDGWRAVIADEFTFENLALAIRATHAEMPASPAPVIVGHDTRFHSAAFARAAAETFARAGRNVLITTEPCPTPAVSCQVVASGAPFGISITASHNPAEFNGLKIKSARGASAPPSATKAIEARIAAGGATADASVPGTIRAISFHEEHHRRLLAMVDVAKIRASGLVVAFDAMHGASGDALARMIDSGSTRVETIRGNPDPLFGGVNPEPLEANLAPLARRMRAGGADIGLATDGDADRIGAFDETGRFVTPLQIAPLLARRMIASGRRGEICKTYANTLLLDRIARKERLPFSVHPIGFKYIAERMESPGFLIGGEESGGIGIVGYLPERDGLLISLMLLETLAAEGKPLSVLLSEMEREYGALRYFRVDTPCDTDRGRSLADTLKRDTPTSLGGMKVTGIDTLDGVKLLFGDDGWILARPSGTEPVLRGYCEAADEAAVHAAIAELLARVGVKPPRA; encoded by the coding sequence ATGAGCCTGAAATTCGGGACCGACGGCTGGCGCGCCGTCATCGCGGACGAGTTCACCTTCGAGAACCTGGCGCTCGCGATCCGCGCGACGCACGCCGAGATGCCGGCCTCCCCGGCGCCCGTGATCGTCGGGCACGACACGCGCTTCCACTCCGCGGCCTTCGCGCGCGCGGCCGCCGAGACCTTCGCGCGCGCCGGCCGGAACGTGCTGATCACGACGGAGCCGTGCCCCACGCCGGCCGTCTCGTGCCAGGTCGTCGCCTCGGGCGCGCCGTTCGGGATCTCGATCACCGCAAGCCACAACCCCGCCGAGTTCAACGGCCTCAAGATCAAGAGCGCTCGCGGGGCGAGCGCTCCCCCGTCGGCGACGAAGGCGATCGAGGCGCGGATCGCCGCGGGGGGCGCGACCGCCGACGCGTCCGTCCCCGGGACGATTCGCGCGATCTCGTTCCACGAGGAGCACCACCGCCGCCTCCTGGCGATGGTCGACGTCGCGAAGATCCGGGCCTCGGGGCTGGTCGTCGCCTTCGACGCGATGCACGGCGCGTCCGGCGACGCGCTCGCGCGGATGATCGACTCGGGATCGACGCGCGTCGAGACGATCCGGGGGAACCCCGATCCCCTCTTCGGCGGCGTCAACCCCGAGCCGCTCGAGGCGAACCTCGCCCCCCTCGCGCGCCGCATGCGCGCCGGGGGGGCCGACATCGGCCTCGCGACCGACGGCGACGCCGACCGCATCGGCGCCTTCGACGAGACCGGACGCTTCGTGACGCCGCTGCAGATCGCGCCGCTCCTCGCCCGCCGGATGATCGCGTCGGGCCGGCGCGGCGAGATCTGCAAGACGTACGCGAACACCCTCCTCCTCGACCGCATCGCGAGGAAGGAGAGGCTCCCCTTCTCGGTCCACCCGATCGGCTTCAAGTACATCGCCGAGCGGATGGAGTCCCCCGGCTTCCTGATCGGCGGCGAGGAGAGCGGCGGGATCGGCATCGTCGGGTACCTTCCCGAGCGCGACGGACTCCTCATCTCGCTCATGCTCCTCGAGACGCTCGCGGCCGAGGGGAAGCCCCTCTCGGTCCTCCTGTCGGAGATGGAGAGGGAGTACGGCGCCCTCCGGTATTTCCGCGTCGACACGCCGTGCGACACCGACAGGGGAAGATCTCTCGCCGACACGCTGAAGCGCGACACACCGACGTCCCTCGGCGGCATGAAGGTGACGGGGATCGACACCCTCGACGGCGTGAAGCTCCTCTTCGGCGACGACGGCTGGATCCTGGCCCGCCCGTCGGGCACGGAGCCCGTCCTGAGGGGTTACTGCGAGGCGGCCGACGAGGCGGCGGTGCACGCGGCGATCGCCGAGCTCCTGGCCCGCGTCGGCGTGAAACCACCCCGCGCCTGA
- a CDS encoding polysaccharide deacetylase family protein, with protein MRRPPPISIARALFTVLALAAAPGLPGAAPAPAPAPPKAATRTVALTFDAAWSDDGAASILDTLRDRGVRATFFLAGRFVVRFPDVVRRIAAENHEAGNHTYTHDHLARGSTCGRWETRPGLTFALLKDEMDRTAAAYTAVTGRNLEPVWRAPYGETNREILEWAGAAGYAHVPWSDGLDALDWVADPASRLYQTVDAALARLLRRLAARGAADGPAIVLMHLGSSRPAGERFAEALPALIDGARTLGYRFESASEALAEGKTR; from the coding sequence ATGAGACGCCCGCCCCCGATCTCGATCGCGCGCGCCCTTTTCACCGTCCTCGCCCTCGCCGCGGCCCCCGGCCTCCCGGGCGCCGCCCCGGCTCCTGCTCCCGCCCCCCCCAAGGCCGCCACGCGGACCGTCGCCCTGACGTTCGACGCCGCGTGGTCCGACGACGGCGCCGCCTCGATCCTCGACACGCTCAGGGATCGGGGGGTGCGCGCCACGTTCTTTCTCGCGGGGCGATTCGTCGTCCGCTTCCCGGATGTCGTCCGGCGGATCGCCGCGGAAAACCACGAGGCGGGGAATCACACGTACACGCACGATCACCTGGCCCGCGGGTCGACCTGCGGCCGGTGGGAGACGCGGCCGGGGCTCACCTTCGCGCTCCTGAAGGACGAGATGGATCGAACCGCCGCGGCCTACACCGCAGTGACCGGCCGGAACCTCGAGCCCGTCTGGCGCGCGCCGTACGGCGAGACGAACCGCGAGATCCTCGAGTGGGCGGGTGCGGCGGGGTACGCCCACGTTCCCTGGAGCGACGGGCTGGACGCCCTTGACTGGGTCGCCGATCCCGCCTCAAGGCTCTACCAGACCGTGGACGCGGCGCTCGCGAGGCTTCTCCGGCGACTCGCCGCGCGCGGCGCCGCGGACGGGCCCGCGATCGTCCTCATGCACCTCGGGAGCTCCCGCCCCGCCGGAGAGCGGTTCGCCGAGGCGCTCCCGGCGCTCATCGACGGCGCGCGGACGCTCGGCTACCGGTTCGAGTCGGCGAGCGAGGCGCTCGCGGAAGGGAAGACGAGATGA
- the add gene encoding adenosine deaminase — protein sequence MSAPRGDLPLVETHLHLEGSIPRRVLARLALRSGRRLAGGAPRPGLGLQRRRGFVPFLDSFVFCASLLKSREDIERAAFALIEDLRAEGVAHAEIFFSPQVYLRRGVALVEVLGALEGATRRARIAGGPSIAWIADGGRLWGPAWFEEIVDQIAGLKPRDVVAVGLGGDEAASPARAFRRAFDAARRAGLHTVAHAGEGTTARSVWEALDDLGVERIGHGISAAADRSLLRRLARDGVTLEVCPTSNLMTRAVPSLRRHPLRALIDAGVRVSLGSDDRSIFGTTLRREIALAVGALGVGEDEIPRLMVHAAEASFTSGDARRRLAARIRAAARRGTRREAPS from the coding sequence GTGAGTGCGCCCCGCGGCGACCTTCCGCTGGTCGAAACGCACCTGCATCTCGAAGGGTCGATCCCGCGCCGGGTCCTGGCGCGGCTCGCCCTTCGTTCGGGGCGCCGGCTCGCCGGCGGCGCGCCCCGCCCCGGCCTCGGGCTCCAGCGCCGCCGCGGCTTCGTCCCCTTCCTCGACAGCTTCGTCTTTTGCGCGTCCCTCCTGAAGTCCCGCGAGGACATCGAGAGGGCGGCCTTCGCGCTGATCGAGGACCTTCGCGCCGAGGGGGTCGCGCACGCCGAGATCTTTTTCTCCCCCCAGGTCTACCTCAGGCGGGGAGTCGCCCTCGTCGAGGTCCTCGGCGCGCTCGAGGGCGCGACGCGGCGCGCGAGGATCGCCGGGGGGCCGTCGATCGCGTGGATCGCCGACGGCGGGCGGCTCTGGGGCCCCGCGTGGTTCGAGGAGATCGTCGATCAGATCGCCGGGCTGAAGCCGCGGGACGTCGTCGCCGTCGGGCTCGGCGGGGACGAGGCGGCGTCGCCGGCCCGCGCGTTCCGCCGGGCGTTCGACGCCGCGCGCCGGGCGGGGCTTCACACCGTCGCGCACGCCGGGGAGGGGACGACGGCCCGCTCGGTGTGGGAGGCGCTCGACGACCTCGGCGTGGAGCGGATCGGCCACGGGATTTCGGCCGCAGCCGACAGGTCGCTCCTCCGCCGGCTGGCGAGGGACGGGGTCACCCTCGAGGTCTGCCCCACGAGCAACCTGATGACGCGGGCCGTCCCGTCGCTGCGACGCCATCCGCTGCGCGCGCTGATCGACGCGGGCGTGAGGGTCTCCCTCGGATCCGACGATCGCTCGATCTTCGGGACGACGCTGCGGCGGGAGATCGCGCTGGCGGTGGGGGCGCTCGGCGTCGGCGAGGACGAGATACCGCGCCTGATGGTTCATGCGGCCGAGGCCTCGTTCACGAGCGGGGACGCGAGACGCCGCCTCGCGGCGCGGATCCGCGCGGCGGCGCGCCGAGGAACGCGCCGGGAGGCGCCCTCCTAA
- the plsY gene encoding glycerol-3-phosphate 1-O-acyltransferase PlsY: MTPRILAALAAYLIGGVPFGYLLFRWRRGGDIRSVGSGNIGATNVARAAGWAVGMTTLLLDAAKGVAAVALARAICENDRAGAAAAALAAVAGHCFPIYLGFRGGKGVATGCGAFAVLDPKSMGIALAAFAIAVALTRMVSAGSVLAALAFPAACAATGFGAIPASLAALAGGLIVLRHHENLTRILRGVEPRLGSAGDAGEGERR, translated from the coding sequence GTGACACCGCGGATTCTCGCCGCGCTGGCCGCCTACCTGATCGGCGGCGTCCCGTTCGGCTACCTCCTCTTCCGGTGGAGGCGGGGAGGCGACATCCGATCCGTCGGCAGCGGCAACATCGGCGCGACCAACGTCGCCAGAGCCGCGGGCTGGGCAGTGGGGATGACGACGCTCCTCCTCGACGCCGCGAAGGGGGTCGCCGCCGTCGCCCTCGCGCGCGCGATCTGCGAGAATGACCGCGCCGGCGCCGCGGCCGCAGCGCTCGCCGCGGTCGCCGGGCATTGCTTTCCGATCTATCTCGGATTCCGCGGAGGGAAGGGCGTGGCGACCGGATGCGGCGCGTTCGCCGTCCTCGATCCGAAGTCGATGGGGATCGCCCTCGCGGCCTTCGCGATCGCGGTCGCCCTGACGAGGATGGTGTCGGCCGGATCGGTCCTCGCCGCGCTGGCCTTCCCCGCGGCGTGTGCCGCAACCGGCTTCGGCGCCATCCCGGCGTCCCTCGCGGCCCTGGCGGGCGGGCTGATCGTCCTGCGCCACCACGAGAACCTGACGCGGATCCTCCGGGGAGTGGAGCCGCGCCTCGGGAGCGCCGGCGACGCCGGGGAGGGTGAGAGGCGATGA
- a CDS encoding tetratricopeptide repeat protein, translating to MRSAVRGFSAPAFDQGIFLLRLNKGKEHLQRGDVERARADLEEALKLRPRDEMVLNLLGMVYFRLDMRHEATGIYRALLGVHPEADILHSNLGILEFKEGRHAEAQASLEEALRLNPRNPKPHLYLGLIARLNGNFDACLDHLRKAGADALVAKLAGEMGRGRSDSDTAPQAAAAPPRTPSEADTVAVGGEVLAFVRRPAGVDAAGVSSAPPAWAPLDLREIVEGQERRRSLVGESLFALKGGASLEIAFLGKIVIRKGSAILASGSMTAADALPGFTELRGPGRVLVAGGNASAFLLPMSAQRVHVSAGRILAWEGSLDAEAPPEADPPDRPSVRLRGTGSLALSVGAEPIVVEVRPEHPLRIAEGRLVAWTDDVRIRSDAAGDYPFVESAGSTIARASGEGQILVDAV from the coding sequence ATGAGAAGCGCGGTTCGCGGGTTCAGCGCCCCGGCGTTCGATCAGGGAATCTTCCTGCTCCGGCTGAACAAGGGGAAGGAGCACCTCCAGCGCGGCGACGTCGAGAGGGCGCGCGCGGATCTCGAGGAGGCGCTCAAACTGCGCCCCCGCGACGAGATGGTCCTCAACCTTCTCGGGATGGTCTACTTCAGGCTCGACATGCGCCACGAGGCGACGGGGATCTACCGGGCGCTCCTCGGCGTCCACCCCGAGGCCGACATCCTGCACTCGAACCTCGGGATCCTCGAGTTCAAGGAGGGGCGGCACGCCGAGGCCCAGGCGTCGCTCGAGGAAGCGCTGAGGCTCAACCCCAGGAATCCCAAGCCTCATCTTTACCTCGGCCTCATCGCGAGGCTCAACGGAAACTTCGACGCCTGCCTGGATCACCTGAGGAAGGCGGGGGCCGACGCGCTCGTCGCCAAGCTCGCGGGGGAGATGGGCCGGGGGCGCTCCGATTCCGACACCGCCCCGCAGGCCGCCGCGGCCCCCCCGAGGACACCCTCCGAGGCGGACACGGTCGCCGTCGGCGGCGAGGTCCTCGCCTTCGTCCGCCGCCCGGCGGGGGTCGACGCGGCGGGAGTCTCGTCGGCGCCGCCAGCGTGGGCGCCCCTCGATCTCCGGGAGATCGTCGAGGGACAGGAGCGGCGGCGGAGCCTGGTCGGGGAATCGCTCTTCGCGCTGAAAGGTGGCGCCAGCCTCGAGATCGCCTTCCTGGGAAAGATCGTGATCCGCAAGGGGTCGGCGATCCTCGCGTCCGGCTCGATGACCGCCGCAGACGCCCTCCCCGGCTTCACCGAGCTCAGGGGGCCCGGGCGCGTTCTGGTCGCGGGCGGGAATGCGTCCGCGTTTCTACTCCCTATGAGCGCCCAGCGTGTCCATGTCAGTGCGGGGCGGATCCTGGCCTGGGAGGGAAGCCTCGACGCCGAGGCGCCGCCGGAGGCCGATCCCCCCGATCGCCCGTCGGTGCGGCTCCGCGGCACGGGGAGCCTGGCTCTTTCCGTCGGCGCCGAGCCGATCGTCGTCGAGGTGCGGCCCGAGCACCCTCTCCGCATCGCGGAGGGAAGGCTCGTCGCGTGGACCGACGACGTCAGGATCCGGAGCGACGCCGCGGGGGATTACCCCTTCGTCGAGAGCGCGGGCTCGACGATCGCGCGCGCGTCGGGCGAAGGGCAGATACTGGTCGACGCTGTCTGA
- a CDS encoding helix-turn-helix transcriptional regulator, with product MIPADDSCREALDRLAALDPDGARRAFDRWLIGAGSAEALLDALSRLDAVARRIERSAGIEDGARMLLAQRLSLSGSLAEMRAICRETVAGMLAAISGRPRLSAPVARARDFVTANFNRRISLREVADAAGLSPNYLSTKFREECGATLVRFVHALRVEAAARLLTEGNRRISEVASLVGYQNYRDFHRNFVRIRRAPPGAFLGAPPRGSAPRGGVSRPRS from the coding sequence ATGATTCCCGCAGACGACTCCTGCCGGGAAGCGCTCGATCGTCTCGCCGCGCTCGATCCCGACGGCGCCCGGAGGGCGTTCGACCGATGGCTGATCGGCGCCGGCTCCGCGGAGGCCCTCCTCGACGCGCTGTCGAGGCTCGACGCGGTCGCCCGGCGGATCGAGCGGAGCGCCGGAATCGAGGACGGCGCCCGGATGCTCCTCGCGCAGCGCCTCTCCCTCTCGGGATCGCTCGCGGAGATGCGGGCGATCTGCCGCGAGACCGTCGCCGGCATGCTCGCCGCGATCTCGGGACGGCCGCGCCTCAGCGCGCCGGTCGCGCGCGCCCGCGACTTCGTGACGGCGAATTTCAACCGGAGGATCTCGCTCCGGGAGGTCGCCGATGCGGCTGGACTCTCCCCGAACTACCTGTCGACCAAGTTCCGGGAGGAGTGCGGCGCGACGCTCGTCCGGTTCGTCCACGCGCTGCGGGTCGAGGCGGCGGCGAGGCTCCTCACCGAGGGGAACCGCAGGATCTCGGAGGTCGCCTCCCTGGTGGGATACCAGAACTACCGGGACTTCCACCGGAACTTCGTCAGGATTAGGAGGGCGCCTCCCGGCGCGTTCCTCGGCGCGCCGCCGCGCGGATCCGCGCCGCGAGGCGGCGTCTCGCGTCCCCGCTCGTGA